From the Hevea brasiliensis isolate MT/VB/25A 57/8 chromosome 13, ASM3005281v1, whole genome shotgun sequence genome, the window GTAAACATCAAACTAAATTTAGATCAATGGATCTACTTCGGGATAACTAACTTACAGCGTAGCTTTCTAAGCCGGTCCATGGAATAGAAGCAAAGAGTTACAGTAAATTATtaggagtatatatatatatatatatttattaataaaatataatttttattttttatttttatgatataattatttttatgtaaatataaGATATATTATTTTTAGTGTACCGAATGAAATCTATAATTTGCCAAGAGTTGCAAATTAAAAAACAGAACCTGAAAAGAACAGTAACTAAACAGAACCAAAATGCCAAAAGCAAATAAGGTCTAGACCATGAGCCAAAGCAAAACAAGGCCATTGGTTGAAGAAAGCAAAAAACTGAACAGCTAAAAAGGACCAAATAGCTGACAAAACAGTCACAAAAATTCTGCAGCAATCTCTGGACGCTAGGAAGGAGCAGCACTATCCAAAACAGGCAACCAAATCAGTGGTTCTAGTTAATCCATGCTTTGCTACGCAATCTGCGACAAAATTTGCTCGCGCGGGACAAAGCTAAACTCAATGTGGGGGAGTGATCGGAGACGAAGAATGATGGAATTGATGACTCAGGATAAACGCCAAGGAGCTGAATCATGATTTTTAACCCCAGAAATATTATTTTGAGAATCCGATTCGATAAAGACAGTATCAATGCTAGTGGGCAATTTGGCTGTTGCTAAGCATATATGTTGCATTGCAatcattattgaaaaaaaaaaaaaacaatgaacCAGTAGTGCAGTGGTAACAACCACTGTTTTTTTtaggaaaaattcagatttaatttaattttttaaaataacattATTGAGATGGATAATCAATAGGGACCAAATTAGGTGGACAAGGGAGTCTTCCCCAACTTCCATAAGATTATTTTTAATATAGatgtatttaaatttatttttataattagtctctcaaaatttttattagccccttaaaaatattaaataggtataataaatttaaatagatacaataaattttaatttttcattaatattaatttttaataatttataatttatatattatgatttaaattgaagTGTCAAAAGTACTTGGTTGTTATTAAATGATTACAAAGtataataaaagttaattatttaaacttttataattataaattaaaatttaatttataattattattttaaagttaAATATAAGTCAATGTAATAATTTCCTATCATACACTCAAATCATATGGAATTTTTTTCAATTCGCATTTTTGCTCTCCTTGTCCTTTTATGCTACAATAATTTTTTTCCCTTATCGtctttcttttttaaaattttatttttttggtgtcatttaaataaaaaatatattttatttatatttacataaGTAAACAAAGCTAGTGATCTCAATATTCatgtaaattttgaattattcAACTTGACgtatatttatttttaacatatatatatatatatatatatatatatatatatatatatatatatatatatatatttactatgttattttattaatttatatttttttgtctttttaatattaatgataattatttttttttattttatcttattatgccatataatctaattatataggatttatatttatttattaactttTGAATCTGAATTTTAATACTTTGATATTgtttgatttttatttctttaaacaATGTTGTTTATATTATGAAATTATATTagtcaaaaaaattataattatgtaaTACATATATTTATTATGAAAGTTTTGTTATAATTGGTTAAACTTTTAAtattttgtattatttttatttattatatattttatgctATATATATGTGTTTTTGTTTTGTTGATGTATTATGGTTGGCCCTCCCAACAAAATTTTTTGATTCCGCCTTTAATAGTCacgaacttaaaaaaaaaaaattaatttttgttaCTATAAAATGGATATAAAAGATATccttataaataatatatatatatatatatatatatatatatatatatatatatatatataagatttttttttcttttattatactaaTTAACAcattaattttgtattttttctGCTGTTAACCatgattttattttatcatattataaaattaaatttattatgttatattaattaaattaattgagaaTGCCACTTAGCCAtagttaaaagaaaattttatcttAATCTACATTATGAAATATTACTTCCAATAATATACCTCTTcatctaaaaaaaatttatttttattatttacattatGAGAAAGGATTATATATGCAACTCAAATCTCTGTTTAAAATTTCTCCTTCCATCATATGAGATAGATACATGCATGCATCATTAAGTAATAAAAAtagttgtttatatatatatatatatacatgcacACACAATAGTGAAAACTTGTTTATCTTAAATTTCACCTGATAGTCGTTCCTCCATGATCAGTAATTTTGCAATTGATTTGAAGGTTATTACAAATTTATCATCTGCCATATGATTGTAGGCTTTGCAGGGTTTAACCTTTTTGTCTTTTCCTTTAGGGCTTTCCTTCGTCTCTTCTGCGGGTTGCTTGTATATTATATTTGTTAAATCAATGAAGTTTTAGGAACATAATTGATATGTGCTGCAAATTATTTGCCTCTAATGAACACTTTTGTTGTAGTGTCTTCACttcaattttaatattaaatttcacCTAATATAATTAACTAGCTCCTTTAGATATTTACTTTTTTATatggaatttaaaaaaaaaaaagtgctaaTGTGCTATAAAAATTTGCAACTTTATATAGTATATAATTTTGTCATGAgacacatatttaataaaaatatgaaaaattattagTTGAATGACTCGTTTGCagtcatttataaattaataaaaaataattttaatacttcaatttaatatattaaaaaaataatttttattttaaatttgatatataaatatataaatttcatttattttatatataaattttattctacattttatattttaattttataataattgtgCCTAACCATAAAAAAAATCGCATAGCAATGTGGATGAAGTTACTGGAGATATATCATTTAAAAACATGGTATTATGAGGTCTGACACACACTTACTAAATGAGGAAAATTCTTCCATACATTATGgtctctaaaaatttaattaataaaaaattatatatatgcaattttttttaataaaattatgattctaagtaaaataataattattaattaattaggtgTTCTTAAGAAAATACACGAAACTAACTCACCACCAAAAATGTAAGGGAATGAGTGTTTAAAACCATATAAGTAACACATTTAAGAATATTAACATGTTTATAAGTAAAAAGGACAAGCATACCTTCCCTATCTCTTTCTTtctgaaagagagaagaaagagagagtCACTTGTTGAGATCAAACTTCCAACAAGGACAGTATGGCGTATCTCTATAaaactctctctctcacacacacattgtctctccaaaaccctatttAAATACGCCCTTTGCCCACCTCTTTCTCCCATGCAAGTACTCCTCTCTCTCTACTTCATCTTCAAACACCCGTCATCACTTCTTCCATAATAACTTGTctcttcttcactttctttctctaTCTTAGGTTCCCTTCCTTTTATGCTTCTCCATAGCAATCACATTCTTGATACTTCAACAGTCACCAGCTTCTGTGTCCTGCcgtttcttctcttttttctaaGCTATATAGAACAGCTTTGTTTttgacatatatatataattgtgcaTTTATATAGTTTCAGTGATAATTTCTTTATAACATGTCTAGCTGCAGATCGAGATCAAGACCATCAGGGAGTTCAAGAATCACAATTGATCAGATCCTTGATCTTGTTACTAAGTTGCAAAAGCTTCTTCCTGAGATTAGCAATAGGCGTTCGGACAAGGTATAGCTTTTGTACTTCTCAAAAGTTactattcttctttctttttatgCTAAGCTTTTCATCTTTACTAATTAGGTATCTCTCAAGTTTTCATACTAATTAAAGATTTTGGACCTCGAATGATTAATACTTGCTTTTGGCAGTACTCAGTAGAATGATTTAACACAGACCTTTTCGTTTTATTAGGCAAAGAAAGTTAAGATTTACTCATGGAGGATGCTTATATAATTAGTTTAAATTTGTTTTACTTCTCCTTCAATCTTGAAAGAATCTTTCTCTATTTATCACATCTAAAAGGACAAAACACCAAACCGAGAACTAAGAAATGGAAAAGTACGTAGACGACCTTTACAGAAAGCATGCAGGAGGTGCAATTTTGTTACACTgaagtttcttcttcttcttcttcttcctttttttttttaatgcataatttatttcattggtaattaattaatttgcatTTTCCGAAGTGTAATTTAGAAGTTTGTTATTGATTAGTTTAATTCATTTTCAGGGGGCATCAtatgcaataaaaaaaaaaagagaaagaatttgaagggaattaattaatttaatgaaaGAAATTAAGAGGtttttattaacataaaaattgaTTGTTTAATTACAGGTTTCAGCTGCCAAGGTGTTGCAGGAGACATGCAACTATATCAGAAGCTTGCACAGAGAGGTTTATGATCTTAGCGAGCAGCTATCTGAGCTATTGGCAATTTCAGACACTGCACAGGCTGCCATAATTAGGAATTTACTTATGCAATAGAGCTGAGAATTGCTAACTACTTTCGCTTTCGTCTTCCTTAACTATTTCCTTGTACT encodes:
- the LOC110643608 gene encoding transcription factor PRE3-like produces the protein MSSCRSRSRPSGSSRITIDQILDLVTKLQKLLPEISNRRSDKVSAAKVLQETCNYIRSLHREVYDLSEQLSELLAISDTAQAAIIRNLLMQ